The nucleotide sequence CCACGTAGACGGTGAGCGCTGCGATGAGATGCCGATGACACAGACCGGCATCCACCATGCGAAACCGATATTCGAGGAAATGCCGGGCTGGTGGGAGGATATTTCGCACGCCCGTTCCTTCGAAGATCTGCCGAAGAATGCACAGGATTACGTGCTGCGGCTGGAGGAACTTTCGGGAGCACGAATTTCGTGCATCGGCGTTGGTCCCGGTCGTGACCAGACCATCGTCCGGCGCGACATTCTCGGCTAGTCAGCACACCGAGTGTCCGCGCTCGAGCTGATCGTACTCGGTACCGCAAGCGCGGTACCGACGCGGCAGCGCAACCACAACGGCTACTTTGTCCGATGGGGCGCACAGGGCTACTTGTTTGACCCGGGTGAGGGCACGCAGCAGCAAATGTCACGTGCTGGACTGTCCGCGCACAACCTCACGCAGGTGTGTATCACGCACTTCCACGGCGACCACTGCCTGGGACTGCCCGGCGTGATTCAGCGGATCGCCCGCGACGGTGTGCCTCATCCCGTGGAGGTCGCTTATCCCGCTGCGGGCGAGGAGTACTTCCAGCGGCTCCGCCGTGCCAGCGAGTTTCAGCCGACCGATGTGATTAAAGCGCGGCCGCTCGAAGGCCCGAGTCCCGCGCCGTTCGGCGATCCACCGATCACCGCGCTGCCGCTGCGCCACAGCATCCCGGTGTATGGCTATCGCATCGAGGAGCCGGTGAAGACGCACATGCGCGCGGACGCGCTCGCAGCGAGAGGGGTCGCAGGCCCTAGCGTGGGTGAACTCAAAGCCAAGGGCACTCTCGTTACGTCCGCCGGTGAAGTACTTGCGCTCGCCGACTACAGCTACCGTGAGCGCGGGCGCTCCTTCGCCATCGTCATGGATACCGGCGTGTGCGCAGGTGCGGCCGCTCTCGCCAAGGGCGTCGACATGCTCTTAATCGAAGCAACGTATCTGTCATCGGAATCTGCCCTGGCGGCAAAGTACCGTCACCTGACGGCCCGGCAGGCCGCGCGTATCGCTGCCGAGGCTGGCGTCCGGAAACTCGTGCTGACGCACTTCTCGGAACGCTACACAGCTCAAGGATTTGAGCGTTTTGCTGCCGAAGCAGCCGAGGAGTTCAGCGGTGACATCGTCATCGCTAACGACCTTGACCGGATCGGTTTTCCGGCGCGTTAGCGTTACCTGAGCGCGCACTGCGGCGTTCCCGTTCACGGTTGCCGAAGGTGGCGCGTTTGATGTCGTCGTCGTCCTCAGCACTGGAACCGAGTGCACCCGCGATGGTGCCCATCGATGCGGAGAGCCAGGAAAGCACCAGGTAGTCCGTGAATTCTGCGGGCCGCCCGAGCATCGAGCCAAGGAATTCCCAGGAGATCACCGTGAACGCGGCGACGACCGTCGCCGCGTACAAGGAGATGTACATGAGGGTCACGCCCACCAGGATGGAGCTGATACCCGCCACGTTGTAGAGGAGCGCTTGATCCTTGTCGTGGTAGCGCGACGGGGGATCCCAGAGCCGGTTGTAGGCGACAAGCCACGTCACCATCGCCGCGATCGACATGACACTGATCAATGACAGGCGCAGTGGACTCAGCGAGGCAGCCATTTGCCAGATGCTGGAGTAGAAGATTCCGAATGCGGCGGTAGCCGCAGCCGCTGCCATAGCGCTCGACAAACTCGGAACGAGGCGCCACGGACGGTTGATGCGGATCATGCCGATCAAGAGACGGGTGCGGCCCAGCATCCCCGACGAGGTGCGGAAGACCTGAGTGTCCTCGGAGGGCTCACCGGAAGCACGCAACTCGGATACCGCGCGGGCGATCGCAGCGACGACACGGGCGCGGAGCCGCACGACTCCGAGCGCCGGCAGGGACACTATCGCGGTGCGAAGTCCAGGCTGGGCGTCGACCACCAGCGGCTGTGTGCCGTCGCGGCGTGGCAGCTCAGTCACCACGACAGTCAGATCCCAGTCGTGCTCACGCGAGATGTCTGCCGCCGATGCGCTGACGTCGAGAACGCCGTCGTCGTTGAGCGGGAGTGAGCGGACCACAACTTCCGTGTCGTAGTCGCCGTTTTCAGGGATTTGCTCCCGCAACTTGGTCGGAAGTTGCGTCGCTACACTCTGAACTAGTTGTGCTGCCAGACCTGGGTCGGCAATGATGCCTAAACGCATTCTCCTGTCTGAGGGCAAACGATCTCCTTTCTCGTATTCACCGTTGCCTTCTGGTGCGAAAACGTGAGTGTGCTCGTCCATTAGGCAGCCTCACTTTTGGGTGAGGCGCTTCCATTGCTGGATTCAGGTTTCACAGCCACCAGCGCCGCCGGAGCGGTCGACTTACGGTCGGCTCCACCACTATCGAAGCAGGCACTCTGCTCCGCCCGCGCTAGTCGCGCGAGATTGATCGCGGCGTTGAGATCACGATCGATCACCAGGCCACACTCTGCGTTGTCGCAGACATAAACACGTTCTGACAGGGCCAGCTTGGCTTTCACTGAACCGCAACCAGAACACGTCTTCGAACTTGGATACCACCTATCGGCCTGCACGCGCTTCGAGCGGTACCAGGTGGTTTTGTAGTCGAGCTGGCGGGAGAACTCACCCAGTCCGGCATCGGCAATCGAACGATTCAAGCCTTTCTTGCGGGCACCGCCCGAGGCCATCATGTTCTTCACCGCAAGCGTCTCGGTGCCAATCACATCGAACGACTGCGCCAACAGGGTAGTGAGCTTATGCAGACGGTCCCGGCGCTGGTTCGC is from Hoyosella subflava DQS3-9A1 and encodes:
- a CDS encoding ribonuclease Z, whose amino-acid sequence is MSALELIVLGTASAVPTRQRNHNGYFVRWGAQGYLFDPGEGTQQQMSRAGLSAHNLTQVCITHFHGDHCLGLPGVIQRIARDGVPHPVEVAYPAAGEEYFQRLRRASEFQPTDVIKARPLEGPSPAPFGDPPITALPLRHSIPVYGYRIEEPVKTHMRADALAARGVAGPSVGELKAKGTLVTSAGEVLALADYSYRERGRSFAIVMDTGVCAGAAALAKGVDMLLIEATYLSSESALAAKYRHLTARQAARIAAEAGVRKLVLTHFSERYTAQGFERFAAEAAEEFSGDIVIANDLDRIGFPAR